The Candidatus Poribacteria bacterium genome segment TTGACGCCCCAACCCGAAAGATGTTAATTGCAGCGTTGCGGTCTCGGTCATGCAGCGTACCACAATCGTTACAACGCCAGTTTCTATCACGCAAGTTCAACGCTTCATTGA includes the following:
- a CDS encoding transposase, with amino-acid sequence NEALNLRDRNWRCNDCGTLHDRDRNAAINIFRVGASTLEGEDVRRSSDGSPC